The genomic stretch ACAAAAAGAGATTATCGATAATCGTGAAAAATTTCAACAATTCAGCAAAGAATTATCAGAACTTGAAGAACTGGTTCAAACCTTTAGAAAATTCAAAGAGGCCGAAAAACATATTTTAGAAATTGAACCTATGTTATCTGATATTGAGATGAAAGAACTAGCAATTAAAGAAATCGAAGAGTTAAAAGAAACTCAGGAAAAACTCAAAAATCACCTCGAAGTCCTTCTTTTGCCAAAAGATCCATCCGATGAAAAAAGCATAATAATGGAAATTCGGGCGGGAACAGGAGGAGAAGAAGCAGCACTTTTTGCAGGGGAACTGCTAAGAATGTATCTCCGCTATGCGGAAAGAAGAGGATGGAAGGTTGAATGGATAGAATCAAACGACACAGGGCTTGGCGGTTATAAAGAGGCAATAATATCCATTCAGGGAAAAGGTGTTTATAGCAAACTCAAGTTTGAAGGCGGAACACACAGAGTTCAACGTGTACCGAAAACAGAATCAGGAGGAAGAATACATACATCAGCCGCAACCGTTGCCGTACTTCCCGAAGTTGAAGATGTAGACATTAATATCGACGAAAAAGATTTAAGAATTGACACCTATAGAGCAGGCGGTGCGGGAGGACAAAATGTAAACAAAGTTTCATCCGCAATCAGAATAACCCACATCCCCTCCGGTATAGTCGTTGCCTGCCAACAAGAGAGATCACAACACCAAAACAGAGATAAAGCTATGAAACTGCTTCGCGCAAAATTATATGAAATGGAAACTGAAAAAAACCGTAAAGGCCGTGAAGAGGCTCGCAAAATTATGGTAGGGACCGGCGACAGATCTGAAAAAATAAGAACATATAATTATCCTCAAGGGAGAATAACTGATCATAGAATAGGGTTTACAATATACAGATTGCAAGAAGTATTAGATGGAGATATTGATGAAATAATAGAAGCGCTGCAAACCGCAGATAGGGTCGCAAAACTGGAGAAAATGAAATAAGCTCTTATATCACACCCACCGCCAAAACAATCCCCAAATAAAAAATGGATAAACTTGAAGAAAAAATATTAATATGTGAAGCCTTGGGAATAGATAAGATAAAATTAGCCGCACACCCCGAACTTGAAAATTCAAACAACCCAAAACTTGCCGAGTTTAAAAAGAGATGCTCAGAGAATGAACCTCTGGCCTATATCGTCGGACATCAACCTTTTATGGATTTAGATTTTTTAGTAGACAGATCCGTTCTTATTCCAAG from candidate division WOR-1 bacterium RIFOXYB2_FULL_36_35 encodes the following:
- a CDS encoding peptide chain release factor 1; translation: MLDKLSSIESRYEELLNLLSQKEIIDNREKFQQFSKELSELEELVQTFRKFKEAEKHILEIEPMLSDIEMKELAIKEIEELKETQEKLKNHLEVLLLPKDPSDEKSIIMEIRAGTGGEEAALFAGELLRMYLRYAERRGWKVEWIESNDTGLGGYKEAIISIQGKGVYSKLKFEGGTHRVQRVPKTESGGRIHTSAATVAVLPEVEDVDINIDEKDLRIDTYRAGGAGGQNVNKVSSAIRITHIPSGIVVACQQERSQHQNRDKAMKLLRAKLYEMETEKNRKGREEARKIMVGTGDRSEKIRTYNYPQGRITDHRIGFTIYRLQEVLDGDIDEIIEALQTADRVAKLEKMK